Proteins from a single region of Flaviflexus salsibiostraticola:
- a CDS encoding SLC13 family permease encodes MSTPVTDASARTRHRKRSSLSRTQLTGLVAGLLAFAFPLVVDIPGLDEPGERMLAIFLLAILFWVTEAIPLVATAVLIIFLQVLMVSSGAIIDPGGSVEALPAADYFAALANPVIILFLGGFMIAEGAEKYRLDRNIAAVMLKPFAGSIRITILGLMIITALLSMFMSNTATTATMFAVIMPIIAGLKDPKSKAGLALSIPLAANVGGVGTPVGTPPNAIALGALEERGIHVSFVDWMIIAVPLMLVVLVASWLLLSALFLPKEGKIEVELGKNWDRSRNARLFYIITALTILLWMTEPLHGVSSNIVGFFPVVALLALRVMEGSDIKRLDWPVLWLVSGGIALGTGVGATGLDVWMVESIPWESFSPTLLLFVFGMIGLGLANVISHSAAANLLVPLAVSLAISLESTNVIVLAVVVAVATSFGMSLPISTPPNAIAYSTGEISVKNMAIVGVIVGLGATLLLIFAMPPLWELMGLV; translated from the coding sequence ATGAGCACGCCAGTCACTGACGCCTCGGCCCGCACACGGCACAGGAAACGATCCTCCCTCTCCCGGACCCAGCTCACGGGACTGGTCGCCGGCCTCCTCGCATTCGCTTTTCCCCTCGTGGTCGACATCCCCGGACTCGACGAGCCCGGCGAGCGGATGCTCGCGATCTTCCTCCTCGCGATCCTCTTCTGGGTGACGGAGGCGATCCCGCTCGTCGCGACGGCGGTCCTCATCATCTTCCTCCAGGTCCTCATGGTGTCGAGCGGCGCCATCATCGACCCCGGCGGATCGGTCGAGGCCCTGCCTGCCGCCGACTATTTCGCCGCGCTGGCGAACCCCGTCATCATCCTCTTCCTCGGCGGATTCATGATCGCGGAGGGCGCCGAGAAGTACCGGCTCGACCGCAACATCGCCGCGGTCATGCTCAAGCCCTTCGCCGGGTCCATCAGGATCACCATCCTCGGCCTCATGATCATCACGGCCCTCCTGTCGATGTTCATGTCGAACACTGCGACGACGGCGACGATGTTCGCCGTCATCATGCCGATCATCGCCGGCCTCAAGGACCCGAAGTCGAAGGCGGGTCTCGCCCTGTCGATCCCGCTCGCCGCCAACGTCGGCGGGGTCGGCACGCCCGTCGGCACTCCCCCAAACGCGATCGCGCTCGGCGCCCTCGAGGAGCGCGGCATCCACGTGTCGTTCGTCGACTGGATGATCATAGCCGTCCCGCTCATGCTCGTCGTCCTCGTCGCCTCGTGGCTGCTCCTCAGCGCGCTCTTCCTGCCGAAGGAGGGGAAGATCGAGGTTGAGCTCGGCAAGAATTGGGACCGCTCGCGCAACGCACGGCTGTTTTACATCATCACGGCGCTGACGATCCTCCTGTGGATGACCGAGCCCCTCCATGGCGTCTCCTCAAACATCGTCGGCTTCTTCCCTGTCGTCGCCCTGCTCGCGCTGCGTGTCATGGAGGGCTCTGACATTAAGAGGCTCGACTGGCCGGTGCTCTGGCTCGTCTCCGGCGGCATCGCGCTCGGCACCGGCGTCGGAGCGACGGGCCTCGACGTGTGGATGGTCGAATCGATCCCGTGGGAGTCCTTCTCCCCCACCCTCCTCCTCTTCGTCTTCGGCATGATCGGCCTGGGCCTTGCCAACGTCATCTCCCACTCGGCGGCCGCCAACCTGCTCGTTCCCCTGGCCGTTTCTCTCGCTATCTCGCTCGAGAGCACGAACGTCATCGTCCTCGCCGTCGTCGTCGCGGTCGCGACATCGTTCGGCATGTCACTGCCGATCTCGACTCCGCCGAATGCGATCGCCTACTCGACCGGGGAGATCTCCGTCAAGAACATGGCGATCGTCGGCGTCATCGTCGGCCTGGGCGCAACCCTTCTCCTCATCTTCGCGATGCCGCCGCTGTGGGAGCTCATGGGGCTCGTATGA
- the rpoB gene encoding DNA-directed RNA polymerase subunit beta — protein sequence MAASPNSTASASRSRKARVSFAKIKEPMQAPDLLGLQTDSFNWLIGSDEWRANADPSEKSGLEEVFEEVSPIVNSANTMTLSFYEPKLEPPKYTVDMCKEKDLTYSAPLYVKADFHFKETGEIKSQTTFLGDFPLMTPGGTFIINGTERVVVSQLVRSPGVYFENERDKTSDKLIYTAKFIPSRGAWLEFEIDKRDAVGVRVDRKRKQSVTHFLKAWGMTDEEIREEFADYPILIDTLEKDTVQTKEEALTDVYRKLRPGEPPTARAGENLLTNLYLSDKRYDLAKVGRYKINKKLGLDVENRSRQLTLEDIVGAIHYILALHADRAEANCGGPHEVAIEFDDIDHFGNRRIRAVGELIQNQVRTGLSRLDRMVRERMTTQEAAAITPSSLINIRPIVAAIKEFFGTSQLSQFMDQNNPLSGLTHKRRLSALGPGGLARDRAGMEVRDVHSSHYGRMCPIETPEGPNIGLIGSLATFARVNSFGFLETPYRKVVGGVVTDEIVYLTADDEDRARIAQATDRLNDDGTFMDDEALCREAGGEPALLAIEDIDYMDVSARQMVSVGTAMIPFLEHDDAHRALMGANMQRQAVPLLRTEAPLVGTGMEARAAADAGEVLVSDVAGVVVEASADLVRIATDDGDYRSYRITKFERSNQGNCYNQKVVVSEDDRVEVGTILADGPATESGELALGRNLLVAFMSWEGFNFEDAIILSQRVVTDDVLTSIHIEEHEVDARDTKLGPEEITRDIPNVSEEVLGNLDERGIIRIGAEVNAGDILVGKITPKGETELTSEERLLRAIFGEKAKEVRDTSLRVPHGESGIVIGVREFSAENDDELAADVRQTVRVYVATRRKITIGDKMAGRHGNKGVISRILPVEDMPFLPDGTPVDIILNPLGVPGRMNLGQVFELHLGWIAANGWDATQAREDGEEWALRLPESAITGAPGRTVATPVFDGVEPDEIEGLLGSTLPNRDGMSMVGSEGKAKLFDGRSGEPFPDEISVGYMYMLKLHHLVDDKIHARSTGPYSMVTQQPLGGKAQFGGQRLGEMEVWALEAYGAAHTLQEMLTIKSDDTVGRVKVYEAIVKGDNIPEPGIPESFRVLIQEMRSLCLNVEALDASGNTINLQDTEDDFRPREKPQLSTGLEDFGAMEF from the coding sequence TTGGCTGCTTCGCCTAATTCGACAGCATCCGCTTCGCGTAGCCGTAAGGCTCGCGTTTCTTTCGCCAAGATCAAGGAGCCTATGCAGGCGCCTGATCTGCTCGGTCTGCAGACCGATAGCTTCAACTGGCTGATCGGCTCCGACGAATGGCGCGCGAATGCTGATCCGTCCGAGAAGTCCGGTCTGGAAGAGGTCTTCGAAGAAGTCTCTCCGATCGTCAACTCGGCAAACACAATGACTCTGTCCTTCTACGAGCCCAAGCTCGAGCCGCCGAAGTACACGGTCGATATGTGCAAGGAGAAGGACCTCACCTACTCCGCACCGCTCTACGTCAAGGCGGATTTCCACTTCAAGGAGACGGGTGAGATCAAGTCTCAGACCACCTTCCTGGGTGACTTCCCGCTCATGACCCCCGGCGGTACCTTCATCATCAACGGCACTGAGCGCGTCGTCGTCTCGCAGCTCGTCCGTTCACCCGGCGTCTACTTCGAGAACGAGCGCGATAAGACGTCGGACAAGCTCATCTACACGGCGAAGTTCATCCCCTCCCGCGGAGCCTGGCTCGAGTTCGAGATCGACAAGCGCGACGCCGTCGGCGTCCGCGTCGACCGCAAGCGCAAGCAGTCCGTCACCCACTTCCTCAAGGCCTGGGGAATGACCGACGAGGAGATCCGCGAGGAGTTCGCGGACTACCCGATCCTCATCGACACCCTTGAGAAGGACACGGTCCAGACCAAGGAAGAGGCTCTCACGGATGTCTACCGCAAGCTGCGTCCGGGTGAGCCCCCGACCGCACGCGCCGGTGAGAACCTGCTGACCAACCTCTACCTGTCGGACAAGCGCTACGACCTCGCGAAGGTCGGCCGCTACAAGATCAATAAGAAGCTCGGTCTGGACGTCGAGAACCGGAGCCGTCAGCTCACGCTCGAGGACATCGTCGGAGCGATCCACTACATCCTCGCACTCCACGCCGACCGCGCCGAGGCGAACTGCGGCGGCCCTCACGAGGTCGCGATCGAATTCGACGATATCGACCACTTCGGCAACCGTCGCATCCGCGCCGTGGGTGAGCTCATCCAGAACCAGGTCCGCACCGGCCTGTCCCGCCTCGACCGCATGGTCCGCGAGAGGATGACGACGCAGGAGGCCGCGGCGATCACGCCGTCCTCGCTCATCAACATCCGTCCGATTGTGGCCGCGATCAAGGAGTTCTTCGGAACGTCCCAGCTGTCGCAGTTCATGGACCAGAACAACCCGCTGTCGGGTCTCACCCACAAGCGCCGCCTGTCCGCGCTCGGCCCGGGCGGTCTCGCCCGTGACCGCGCCGGCATGGAGGTCCGTGACGTCCACTCCTCGCACTACGGCCGCATGTGCCCGATCGAGACCCCGGAAGGCCCGAACATCGGCCTCATCGGCTCGCTCGCGACCTTCGCCCGTGTCAACTCCTTCGGGTTCCTCGAGACCCCGTACCGGAAGGTTGTCGGCGGTGTCGTCACCGACGAGATCGTCTACCTGACCGCCGACGATGAGGATCGCGCCCGCATCGCGCAGGCGACCGATCGTCTCAACGACGACGGCACGTTCATGGACGACGAGGCGCTCTGTCGTGAGGCCGGCGGCGAGCCCGCCCTCCTCGCGATCGAGGATATCGACTACATGGATGTCTCGGCCCGCCAGATGGTGTCTGTCGGCACGGCCATGATCCCGTTCCTCGAGCACGACGATGCTCACCGCGCGCTCATGGGCGCGAACATGCAGCGTCAGGCCGTCCCGCTCCTCCGCACCGAGGCCCCGCTCGTGGGCACCGGCATGGAGGCCCGCGCCGCGGCCGACGCCGGTGAGGTCCTCGTGTCCGACGTGGCCGGTGTCGTCGTCGAGGCGTCTGCGGACCTCGTCCGTATCGCCACCGATGATGGCGACTACCGTTCCTACCGCATCACGAAGTTCGAGCGCTCGAACCAGGGCAACTGCTACAACCAGAAGGTTGTCGTCTCCGAGGATGACCGCGTCGAGGTCGGCACGATCCTCGCCGATGGTCCTGCCACCGAGAGCGGCGAGCTCGCGCTCGGCCGCAACCTGCTCGTCGCCTTCATGTCCTGGGAGGGCTTCAACTTCGAGGACGCGATCATCCTGTCTCAGCGCGTCGTCACCGACGATGTCCTCACCTCGATCCACATCGAGGAGCACGAGGTCGATGCTCGCGATACGAAGCTCGGCCCCGAGGAGATCACCCGCGACATCCCGAACGTGTCCGAAGAGGTTCTCGGCAACCTGGACGAGCGCGGCATCATCCGCATCGGCGCCGAGGTCAATGCCGGTGACATCCTCGTCGGCAAGATCACCCCGAAGGGTGAGACCGAGCTGACGAGCGAGGAGCGCCTCCTGCGCGCCATCTTCGGAGAGAAGGCGAAGGAGGTCCGCGACACGTCGCTGCGCGTCCCGCACGGCGAGTCCGGCATCGTCATCGGCGTCCGCGAGTTCTCGGCCGAGAACGATGACGAGCTGGCGGCCGATGTCCGTCAGACCGTCCGCGTCTACGTCGCGACCCGACGCAAGATCACGATCGGCGACAAGATGGCCGGCCGTCACGGCAACAAGGGCGTCATCTCCCGCATCCTGCCCGTCGAGGACATGCCGTTCCTGCCGGACGGCACCCCGGTCGACATCATCCTCAACCCGCTCGGCGTCCCCGGCCGTATGAACCTCGGCCAGGTCTTCGAGCTCCACCTGGGGTGGATCGCCGCGAATGGCTGGGATGCGACCCAGGCCCGCGAGGACGGCGAGGAGTGGGCGCTGCGCCTGCCCGAGAGCGCCATCACCGGTGCCCCGGGACGGACGGTTGCCACCCCGGTCTTCGACGGCGTCGAACCGGACGAGATCGAGGGCCTGCTCGGCTCGACCCTGCCCAACCGCGATGGCATGAGCATGGTCGGCAGCGAGGGCAAGGCGAAGCTGTTCGACGGCCGTTCCGGCGAGCCGTTCCCCGACGAGATCTCGGTCGGCTACATGTACATGCTCAAGCTGCACCACCTCGTCGATGACAAGATCCACGCTCGTTCGACGGGTCCGTACTCGATGGTCACCCAGCAGCCGCTCGGCGGTAAGGCCCAGTTCGGCGGCCAGCGTCTGGGCGAGATGGAGGTGTGGGCGCTCGAGGCATACGGTGCCGCGCACACCCTCCAGGAGATGCTCACCATCAAGTCGGATGACACCGTCGGCCGCGTCAAGGTGTATGAGGCGATCGTCAAGGGCGACAACATCCCCGAGCCGGGGATCCCCGAGTCGTTCCGCGTCCTCATCCAGGAGATGCGCTCACTCTGCCTCAACGTCGAAGCGCTCGACGCCAGCGGCAACACGATTAACCTGCAGGATACCGAAGACGACTTCAGGCCCCGGGAGAAGCCTCAGCTCTCCACCGGTCTTGAAGACTTCGGTGCAATGGAATTCTGA
- a CDS encoding DNA-directed RNA polymerase subunit beta': MLDVNLFDELHISLATAQDVHSWSHGEVKKPETINYRTLKAEKDGLFCERIFGPTRDWECACGKYKRPRYKGIECERCGVEVTRAKVRRERMGHIELAAPVTHIWYFKGVPSRLGYLLDIAPKDLEKVIYFAAYMVTDVDEEGRSEAMPELRGEVDLELKEIENQLNVDIENVAQQTERELEEAEASGATAKERKAIQEAGEKEQARIRKSAEVERDHLEEVWDRFMKLKVGDLEGDEDVYREMYGRWGMYFEASRGAEAIQARLRSFDLDAEAEILQETIKTGTAQRKTRALKRLRVVNAFRTTGTKPESMVLDVLPVIPPDLRPMVQLDGGRFATSDLNDLYRRVINRNNRLKRMIDLDAPEIMVNNEKRMLQEAVDALFDNGRRGRPVQGAGNRPLKSLSDMLKGKQGRFRQNLLGKRVDYSGRSVIVVGPTLKLHQCGLPKAMALELFKPFVQKRLVDQQVAKNIKAAKRLIERQRSEVWDILEEVITDHPVLLNRAPTLHRLGIQAFEPQLVEGKAIQLHPLVCAAFNADFDGDQMAVHLPLSAEAQAEARILMLSANNILKPSDGRPVTMPSQDMIIGIFHLTSENEVTGEDRRRFSSVGEAIMSFDTGEIGLNDTVLIRFPKLVPPRGWVAPEGWSDEDPIILETTLGRALFNDALPVQFPYVNETVDKKRLGAIVNELAERYPKVDVGASLDALKETGFYWAGRSGVSISLADIQVPESKAGILEEAEEQAAKIEELFENGMIEDADRRRDLSDLWTEVTEHVAQEMRNNFTDDNSVNRMVTSGARGNWTQVRQLAGMRGLVANPKGEIISRPIKSNYFEGLSVLEYFSATHGARKGTADTALRTADSGYLTRRLVDVAQDVIIREHDCGVAKGLTNRIAYVDETGVRRLDPAVPTSVYARTLAADVTDADGSVIVAAGTDLGDVEIERLFQAGLDEVMVRSVLTCNSRSGACAMCYGRSLATGLLVDIGEAIGIVSAQSIGEPGTQLTMRTFHTGGVASADDITQGLPRVQELFEARTPKGEAPITEAAGIVSVEDGERSRQLVIKRDDGGDDLSYQVSRSVKLLVEDGQHVAVGEQLTEGSVDPKKVLRISTRRRAQLYLVEQVQAVYRSQGVEIHDKHIEVIVRQMLRRVTVIESGDTSLLPGELADVKDYESANREAVARGGKPATARPELMGITKASLATDSWLSAASFQETTKVLTEAALNAKRDPLNGLKENVILGKLIPAGTGLEKLRTAAAEPTTEARLEFEKMTGFIRQDLDPYDGLDFGSGLYGTGYSGYGPAFTGN, from the coding sequence TTGCTCGACGTCAATCTGTTTGATGAACTCCATATCTCGCTGGCGACCGCACAGGATGTGCACTCGTGGTCGCACGGCGAGGTCAAGAAGCCTGAAACAATCAACTACCGCACGCTGAAGGCCGAGAAGGACGGTCTCTTCTGCGAGCGCATCTTCGGCCCCACGCGGGACTGGGAGTGCGCGTGCGGCAAGTACAAGCGTCCCCGCTACAAGGGAATCGAATGCGAGCGCTGCGGTGTGGAGGTCACCCGCGCGAAGGTCCGCCGTGAGCGGATGGGCCACATCGAGCTCGCGGCTCCCGTCACCCACATCTGGTACTTCAAGGGCGTCCCCTCGCGCCTGGGCTACCTGCTCGACATTGCACCGAAGGACCTCGAGAAGGTCATCTACTTCGCCGCCTACATGGTGACGGATGTCGATGAGGAGGGCCGTTCGGAGGCCATGCCCGAGCTGCGCGGCGAGGTGGATCTCGAGCTCAAGGAGATCGAGAACCAGCTCAACGTCGACATCGAGAATGTTGCCCAGCAGACCGAGCGTGAGCTCGAGGAGGCCGAGGCATCCGGTGCGACCGCCAAGGAGCGGAAGGCCATCCAGGAGGCGGGCGAGAAGGAGCAGGCCCGCATCCGCAAGTCCGCCGAGGTCGAGCGCGATCACCTCGAAGAGGTGTGGGATCGCTTCATGAAGCTCAAGGTCGGCGACCTTGAGGGCGATGAGGATGTGTACCGCGAGATGTACGGCCGCTGGGGCATGTACTTCGAGGCGTCGCGCGGCGCCGAGGCCATCCAGGCCCGCCTGCGCAGCTTCGATCTCGATGCCGAGGCCGAGATCCTCCAGGAGACGATCAAGACCGGCACCGCACAGCGCAAGACCCGCGCCCTCAAGAGGCTCAGGGTCGTCAACGCGTTCCGCACCACCGGCACGAAGCCGGAGTCGATGGTCCTCGACGTTCTCCCGGTCATCCCGCCGGACCTGCGTCCGATGGTCCAGCTCGATGGGGGCCGTTTCGCGACCTCGGATCTCAACGATCTGTACCGCCGCGTCATTAACCGCAACAACCGCCTCAAGCGCATGATCGACCTCGATGCGCCCGAGATCATGGTGAACAACGAGAAGCGCATGCTGCAGGAGGCCGTCGACGCACTGTTCGACAACGGCCGCCGCGGTCGTCCCGTCCAGGGCGCCGGCAACCGTCCGCTCAAGTCGCTGTCCGACATGCTCAAGGGCAAGCAGGGCCGCTTCCGTCAGAACCTCCTCGGCAAGCGCGTCGACTACTCGGGCCGTTCGGTCATCGTCGTCGGCCCGACGCTCAAGCTGCACCAGTGCGGCCTGCCGAAGGCGATGGCGCTCGAGCTGTTCAAGCCGTTCGTCCAGAAGCGTCTCGTCGACCAGCAGGTCGCGAAGAACATCAAGGCGGCCAAGCGACTCATCGAGCGTCAGCGCTCCGAGGTGTGGGACATCCTCGAAGAGGTCATCACCGACCACCCGGTCCTCCTCAACCGCGCACCCACGCTGCACCGCCTCGGTATTCAGGCGTTCGAGCCGCAGCTCGTCGAGGGTAAGGCCATCCAGCTGCACCCGCTCGTCTGTGCGGCGTTCAACGCCGACTTCGACGGCGACCAGATGGCTGTCCACCTGCCGCTGTCCGCAGAGGCGCAGGCCGAGGCCCGCATTCTCATGCTGTCGGCCAACAACATCCTCAAGCCGTCGGACGGTCGCCCGGTCACCATGCCCTCGCAGGACATGATCATCGGCATCTTCCACCTGACGAGCGAGAACGAGGTCACGGGCGAGGATCGCCGCAGGTTCTCCTCGGTCGGCGAGGCGATCATGTCGTTCGACACCGGCGAGATCGGTCTCAATGACACGGTCCTCATCCGCTTCCCGAAGCTCGTGCCCCCGCGCGGCTGGGTCGCCCCCGAGGGCTGGTCGGATGAGGATCCGATCATCCTCGAGACGACGCTCGGACGGGCGCTCTTCAACGACGCGCTGCCGGTCCAGTTCCCCTACGTCAACGAGACGGTTGACAAGAAGCGCCTCGGTGCCATTGTCAACGAGCTCGCTGAGCGCTACCCGAAGGTCGACGTCGGCGCCTCGCTCGACGCGCTGAAGGAGACCGGCTTCTACTGGGCGGGCCGCTCCGGCGTCTCGATCTCCCTCGCAGATATCCAGGTTCCCGAGTCGAAGGCCGGGATCCTCGAAGAGGCGGAGGAGCAGGCGGCGAAGATCGAGGAGCTGTTCGAGAACGGCATGATCGAGGACGCCGACCGGCGCCGCGACCTCTCGGACCTGTGGACCGAGGTGACCGAGCACGTCGCACAGGAGATGAGGAACAACTTCACCGACGACAACTCGGTCAACCGGATGGTCACCTCGGGCGCCCGCGGCAACTGGACTCAGGTCCGTCAGCTCGCCGGCATGCGAGGCCTGGTCGCCAACCCGAAGGGCGAGATCATCTCCCGCCCGATCAAGTCGAACTATTTCGAGGGCCTGTCCGTCCTCGAGTACTTCTCGGCCACCCACGGCGCCCGTAAGGGAACCGCCGATACGGCACTGCGCACCGCCGACTCGGGCTACCTCACCCGTCGCCTGGTCGACGTCGCGCAGGATGTCATCATCCGCGAGCACGACTGCGGTGTGGCAAAGGGCCTGACGAACCGCATTGCCTACGTCGACGAGACCGGCGTGCGCCGCCTCGACCCGGCGGTGCCGACCTCGGTCTACGCACGGACACTCGCGGCCGATGTGACGGATGCGGATGGCAGCGTCATCGTTGCAGCCGGCACCGACCTCGGCGATGTCGAGATCGAGCGGCTGTTCCAGGCCGGCCTCGATGAGGTCATGGTCCGTTCGGTCCTCACGTGCAACTCCCGCTCCGGCGCCTGCGCCATGTGCTACGGACGTTCGCTCGCGACCGGCCTGCTTGTCGACATTGGCGAGGCGATCGGCATCGTCTCCGCCCAGTCGATCGGCGAGCCCGGCACGCAGCTGACGATGCGGACGTTCCACACGGGCGGTGTGGCGTCGGCAGACGACATCACGCAGGGTCTTCCCCGTGTCCAGGAGCTGTTCGAGGCCCGCACACCGAAGGGTGAGGCCCCGATCACGGAAGCCGCAGGCATCGTCTCGGTCGAGGACGGCGAACGTTCGCGTCAGCTCGTCATCAAGCGCGACGACGGCGGCGACGACCTGTCCTACCAGGTGTCCCGCTCGGTCAAGCTCCTCGTCGAGGACGGCCAGCACGTTGCGGTGGGCGAGCAGCTGACGGAGGGTTCGGTGGACCCGAAGAAGGTCCTCCGCATCTCGACCCGTCGCCGCGCGCAGCTCTACCTCGTCGAGCAGGTCCAGGCCGTGTACCGCTCGCAGGGCGTCGAGATCCACGACAAGCACATCGAGGTCATCGTCCGCCAGATGCTGCGCCGCGTGACGGTCATCGAGTCCGGCGACACGAGCCTGCTGCCGGGTGAGCTGGCCGACGTCAAGGACTACGAGTCCGCGAACCGCGAGGCGGTGGCCCGCGGCGGCAAGCCGGCAACGGCCCGCCCCGAGCTCATGGGCATCACGAAGGCGTCGCTCGCGACCGACTCGTGGCTGTCCGCCGCCTCCTTCCAGGAGACGACGAAGGTCCTCACCGAGGCCGCACTCAACGCGAAGCGCGACCCGCTGAACGGCCTCAAGGAGAACGTCATCCTCGGCAAGCTCATCCCGGCCGGCACCGGCCTGGAGAAGCTGCGCACCGCCGCCGCGGAGCCGACGACCGAGGCGCGCCTCGAGTTCGAGAAGATGACGGGCTTCATCCGCCAGGATCTCGATCCGTACGACGGGCTCGACTTCGGGTCCGGCCTCTACGGGACCGGCTACTCGGGCTACGGCCCGGCGTTCACCGGGAACTGA
- the rpsL gene encoding 30S ribosomal protein S12 produces the protein MPTIQQLVRKGRSTKPGASKTPALQGSPQRRGVCTRVYTTTPKKPNSALRKVARVRLSTGIEVTAYIPGEGHNLQEHSIVLVRGGRVKDLPGVRYKIVRGSLDTQGVKSRQQARSRYGAKKEKK, from the coding sequence GTGCCCACTATTCAGCAGCTGGTCCGCAAGGGCCGGTCAACGAAGCCAGGCGCCTCCAAGACGCCGGCCCTCCAGGGTAGCCCGCAGCGTCGTGGGGTGTGCACCCGCGTTTACACAACTACCCCCAAGAAGCCGAACTCGGCGCTCCGTAAGGTCGCCCGCGTGCGCCTGTCGACGGGCATCGAGGTCACCGCTTACATCCCCGGCGAGGGCCACAACCTCCAGGAGCACTCGATCGTGCTCGTTCGCGGCGGTCGTGTGAAGGACCTCCCGGGTGTTCGCTACAAGATCGTCCGCGGCTCGCTCGACACCCAGGGTGTCAAGAGCCGCCAGCAGGCTCGCTCTCGCTACGGCGCCAAGAAGGAGAAGAAGTAA
- the rpsG gene encoding 30S ribosomal protein S7 encodes MPRKGPAPKRPIVADPVYGQEVVTQLVNRVLRDGKKSVAQAIVYGALAGVGEKSGQDPVEVLKRAMDNIKPSLEVRSRRVGGATYQVPVEVKPGRSTTLALRWLVDYSRQRRENTMTDRLMNEILDASNGLGAAVKRREDTHRMAEANKAFAHYRW; translated from the coding sequence ATGCCTCGTAAAGGCCCCGCTCCGAAGCGCCCGATCGTCGCCGATCCCGTCTACGGCCAGGAAGTCGTCACCCAGCTCGTGAACCGTGTTCTGCGCGACGGCAAGAAGTCCGTCGCCCAGGCCATCGTCTACGGCGCCCTCGCGGGTGTCGGCGAGAAGTCCGGCCAGGATCCCGTCGAGGTTCTCAAGCGCGCGATGGACAACATCAAGCCGTCCCTCGAGGTCCGCTCCCGCCGTGTCGGCGGTGCCACCTACCAGGTGCCCGTCGAGGTCAAGCCCGGACGCTCCACCACGCTGGCTCTCCGCTGGCTCGTCGATTACTCGAGGCAGCGTCGTGAGAACACGATGACGGATCGCCTCATGAACGAGATTCTCGACGCCTCGAACGGTCTTGGCGCCGCAGTCAAGCGCCGCGAAGACACGCACCGCATGGCCGAGGCCAACAAGGCCTTCGCCCACTACCGCTGGTAA